The following proteins are co-located in the Macadamia integrifolia cultivar HAES 741 chromosome 3, SCU_Mint_v3, whole genome shotgun sequence genome:
- the LOC122074142 gene encoding uncharacterized protein LOC122074142 gives MRVFFWNIRGVRKAASKRALRMLVKAFFPDILCLAEPMVQVSRFLALFFNKLGYSFDFIHNNRQNKVPNLWIIWKCGIARPIVKAMSEQHISVECDWPGSKIGLSFVHASSFKVVRRQLWLELESQVSSAIPWSVLGDFNATLFSNEKRGPGTFNLGSVAEFQAVIDACLLLPISSTGKKFTWTNNRRRGHVAAVLDRSFCNEKWIDFFRNVMQRVLLSLVSDHAPLLVISDIVSKPNNIPFRFHGFWMENENFLPVVDEAWKMQIKGDPIYVLSAKLKRVKGVLKVWAHDSFPNINMELEQATKALKSIQDSIEESGMSDDLFNKEADAKTALLIASRRHEALWAEKAKLRWVKNGDCNSKLFHLSVKMRRARNQISALKREDGSWVLDQRGIAEYIASFFEKFHEPTSIIEHPDLLDCIPKILSNEDVASLEAIPGREEIKKAVWDMDPDSSPGPDGFPGKFFRKCWEIVETDFGKAVVYFFQMGYLPKGINNCFISLIPKSDGVSSLDKFRPICMGNFFCKILSKIMSPRLMPLLPRLVSDEQGAFQKGKIISSNISLASELANLMHSAVRGGGMGLKLDVQKAYDSLSWKFLFASLVKFGFSDKWISWIQLLLSSFRLSVLVNGGSVGFSQWVKV, from the coding sequence ATGAGGGTCTTTTTCTGGAATATTCGTGGAGTGAGGAAGGCTGCTAGTAAAAGGGCCTTACGAATGCTGGTGAAGGCGTTTTTCCCGGATATTTTATGCTTGGCTGAACCTATGGTTCAAGTGAGTAGATTTCTAGCTCTATTTTTCAATAAGTTGGgttattcttttgattttattcataataataggCAGAATAAGGTTCCAAATTTGTGGATTATTTGGAAGTGTGGGATAGCTCGTCCAATTGTTAAAGCAATGTCGGAACAACATATTTCAGTGGAGTGTGACTGGCCTGGTAGCAAGATTGGCCTATCTTTTGTTCATGCGAGTTCTTTCAAAGTAGTTCGTCGCCAGTTATGGTTGGAGTTGGAATCGCAGGTTTCATCTGCGATCCCATGGTCTGTTCTTGGAGATTTTAATGCAACCTTGTTTTCcaatgaaaaaagggggccaggaACCTTTAATCTTGGCTCTGTTGCAGAATTCCAGGCGGTGATAGATGCTTGTTTGTTATTACCAATTTCATCTACTGGAAAAAAATTTACCTGGACAAACAATAGGAGAAGAggacatgtggcagcagtgttGGATCGTAGCTTTTGTAATGAAAAATGGATAGATTTTTTCAGAAATGTTATGCAGCGTGTCTTGTTGAGTTTGGTATCAGATCATGCTCCGTTGCTTGTAATTTCTGATATTGTCTCAAAGCCGAATAACATTCCATTCAGGTTCCATGgattttggatggaaaatgaaaattttcttccagTGGTTGATGAGGCGTGGAAGATGCAGATAAAAGGTGATCCTATATATGTTTTATCGGCAAAGCTGAAGAGAGTAAAGGGGGTGTTAAAGGTATGGGCTCATGATTCCTTTCCAAATATTAATATGGAGTTAGAGCAGGCAACGAAGGCTTTAAAATCGATCCAAGACTCAATTGAAGAATCAGGTATGTCTGATGATCTTTTCAATAAAGAGGCTGATGCTAAAACGGCCTTGTTGATTGCCAGTCGTAGACACGAGGCTCTTTGGGCTGAGAAGGCGAAACTGAGATGGGTGAAAAATGGGGACTGCAACTCCAAGCTTTTTCATCTCTCTGTGAAGATGAGGAGGGCGAGAAATCAAATTTCTGCTTTAAAGCGGGAGGATGGGTCTTGGGTCTTGGATCAAAGGGGAATTGCTGAGTATATTGCCTCTTTCTTCGAGAAGTTTCATGAACCAACCAGTATTATAGAGCATCCTGATCTTCTGGATTGTATTCCCAAAATTCTGTCCAATGAAGATGTGGCTAGTCTAGAAGCGATTCCTGgcagagaagaaatcaaaaaagCAGTGTGGGATATGGATCCTGATAGTTCTCCTGGTCCTGATGGATTTCCAGGAAAATTTTTTAGGAAATGTTGGGAGATAGTGGAGACGGACTTTGGTAAGgcagttgtttatttttttcaaatgggATACTTGCCCAAAGGAATAAATAACtgttttatttccttaattccaaaatctgatggtgttTCCTCTCTGGATAAATTTAGGCCAATATGCATGGGTAATTTTTTCTGTAAGATTCTATCTAAAATTATGTCCCCCAGGCTTATGCCTCTTTTGCCGCGATTGGTCTCAGATGAGCAAGGTGCATTCCAGAAGGGTAAGATTATTTCTTCAAATATTAGTCTGGCCTCGGAGCTGGCAAATCTTATGCATTCCGCTGTGAGAGGTGGAGGAATGGGATTGAAATTGGACGTGCAGAAGGCATATGATTCCTTATCATGGAAATTCCTTTTTGCCTCATTGGTAAAGTTTGGTTTCTCGGACAAatggatctcttggatccaGCTTCTTTTAAGCTCTTTCAGGTTATCTGTTTTAGTGAATGGAGGGTCAGTGGGTTTTTCCCAGTGGGTAAAGGTCTGA